The Microcystis aeruginosa NIES-843 sequence TGAAGTTTGAATCTTCAATTAGGATAACTCATGCAACTCGAAGACTATTTTAATTTTCTTGCCCCTAACGATATCCGACTAAAAGAAACCCGCATCGGTATTGAAACCATTTTATACGATTTTATTTACCAAGCGAGAACTCCCGAAGAAATTGCCAATACTTATCCGTCTTTAACCCTAGAACAGGTATATGCGACGATTCTTTATTATCTTCATGAAAAAGAAAAAGTGAGTCAATACATCACCGACTGGCTAGAATGGGGGCGAAAAATGCGAGAAGAACAGCAAAAAAATCCTCCGCCTTCGGTTGAACGACTGAGAAAATTGAAAGCTGAAATAACAGCCAAGCAGAAAGCTAATGACACTGAAATATTTAATTGATGAAAATGTTAATTCGGTGTATCCTCAACAATTGCGTCGCCGAGAACCAGAAATCATTGTTCGAGTAGTTGGTGAACCAGATACACCAAAATTAGGTACATTAGATCCAGAAATTTTGATTTGGTGTGAGGTAATGGGTTTTATTTTAGTGACAAATAATCGTGCCTCTATGCCCGTTCATTTAATAGCTCACTTCAGGCAAAATCGTCATGTTCCTGGAATTTTTATTCTCAATCAAGATTTAAGTGTTGGTGATAATTTGTTAGAATTAATTGTAATTGCTAAAGGCTCTTTTGACAATGAATATGAAAACCAAATTATTCATTTACCGTTAACCTGATCAAATTGAAATAATCTTATTAAAATAACTAAGAATCCCAATTCACGATCGCTACGAACCCGGTTTGATGAGGATATTTTCGTTGCTGTGGCTGATATTTTGAGGATTGGGATTGAGGAGGTGCGGGGTTTGCTGGAGGGTTAGGATGGGTTTTGGGCGTAGGGATTGTTTGGGCGCAGGGTGCGTGTTTGCGGCTATCAATTCAGTTAACGTAAGTCTTAATTAAGGTGGTAAATATGGTTCAATTTTTACAAGCAAAAGAAGTCACTCTTAGAAATTTAATTAATCATTTTCAACTACAGTTTATAGAAGATAAGCATTTTTTTGGGGAATGGCAGCAAGACCTAGAAGCAATCTCTGAACAAGAAAAAGAATTGTTAGATAAAATCAAAACAGGTTATTTAAACTTATTAAATTATCCTCCCTTTTTAGAAACTTCGGTGAGGATGACGGTTTTAGATCCATTGTTATTTATTGGTAACTTTTATCTATTTCCCTTTCAGATTAAAGCGGAAGAGTCCGTTGAAATTATTACAGAAGAGCAAGATTTAATAATTAAAGGAAGGTTAGATACTTTAATTCTAAAAGAACAATTATGGGTAATGATTATTGAATCAAAACGGGTTATTTATTCCGTTGAAGTAGGTTTACCGCAATTATTAGCTTATTTAATGGTCAATCCTCATCCCAACCGTCCTAATTATGGAATGTTGACCAATGGTTCCGAGTTTTTATTTGTTAAATTATTATGGGACGGTAAACCTTTATACGGAACCTCTCGTTTATTTGCCATGAGAAATCCGGGGGATTTATATGAGGTTCTCAAAATCCTTAAACATCTCTGTCAACTAATTTGAGTATCAAGATAATCAGTACCTACAAAATCATTACTCTCCTATTTCCCTCTGTTGTATAATTTGCTCTGCAAGGAACAAATCAGTTAGGCATAAATAAAAATTATCAGGATTTTTTCGGCTTTTCTTGACTATTTCAGCCTGATTTGTCCTGACAAGCTCAAGAATACGAGATTTTTTCTCTAGAATTGCCCGGCCTGAGAGGGGAATGGTAAAGTTAGATAAGAAAATTAAAGATGGTGTGATTAAAGTGAAATTTGCTGCTAGTACCTATTTTTCCCTGCTGCGCCATTGTGCCGTTCCTTTGTTGTCGATCGCCACTTTTACGCCAATTCTCTTAACTTATTTAGCCAAGGAAAAACCAGAAACCCCGCAACCCCAGGCAAATCTAGAGACTGCTGCCTTTCCTTCCCCTATTATCCCATCTCCGATCGCCCCCTTAACCGCGCCATCGCCGAAACTAGCGCCCTCTCCCCAATCTTCTGCGATTCCAAAATCAGCACCCTCTCCTCAGTCTTCCCTCTCAGCGCCGAAAAAATTAGCGCCATCGGTTCATTCCCCTAATACTTCCCCCAATACTTCCCCCGCTGCCGCAGCCAAACCGGTAACTAGACAACCCTTAGCGGTTCCCGCTAATTATACGCCGCCGGCCATAGAAATTCGCGTGGCGATCAAAAGGGATGTGGCCAGTGTTTTGATTGGAGTTAACGGACCGGCGGTGATCACCGATCGCCAAGGTGGCGGTTTAAAAACGATTACCACTAACGAGGGTTTACCGGTCATTCCAGGTGCCAATGGCTTAAAAATGGGCGATTTATCGCTGCCAGAGGTGATTTTTGTGCAGCCCACCAGTGCCGATGGTTTAGTTTATGTGGATGATGGTTGGTATCGGGGCAAAGTGCTGCTTGTTGCGCAAGGCGATCGCTTGTTAGTGGTCAATCATGTTAATTTAGAGGCCTATCTCTATAGTGTGGTGGGTAGTGAAATGCACTCCACCGCGCCAATGCACGCTTTAAAGGCACAAGCGATCGCCGCCCGTTCCTACGCCCTAGTACATATAATCCGCCCCGCTAATGCTTGGTTTCATCTGGGCAATAGCCAACGCTGGCAGGTATATAAAGGCATTCGCTCGGAGTATCAATCGACTCACCAAGCGGTTAATGCCACTGCTGGGCAGATTCTCAGCTATAAAGGGGGTGTAGTCGAGTCTCTTTATGCTGCCACCGATGAAATTGTCGCTTGGGCCCACGGTGGTCGCGGTATGAGTCAAACTGGGGCTTATAAATTAGCGGAAAAAGGCCTAGATTATCAACAAATTCTCGGTAATTATTATCCCGGAGTTGGTTTAGCCCGTCTAGTTCTACAAAATTAGATTGATTGGCTTTCTCGATCGCTGGTGCTAGGCTGTTGACTATAGCAGGGAGAAATAGTTGAGCATTTGTACTAAAATTCCCAACAGCTTGCCGACCTGTTTCTTCTAGTTGATAACTGAAAACTCAAATCTGATCACTGATAACTGATAACTGATCACTGATAACTGAAATGCAGACCATAGCAGATTTCTAGTAACCGTATTACAATAAACTTTCAAAATGCTATAGCAGTAAATCTCTCTATGAATAGCCCCTTTCTCGACTACCTCAACGGCCCCAAGCATCCCGTCCTCGTCTTTGATGGGGCGATGGGAACTTCCCTACAAAGCCAAAATCTGACGGCCGAGGACTTTGGTGGGGCAGAATACGAAGGTTGTAACGAGTATCTTGTCCATACTAAACCTAGCGCCGTAGCGAAAGTCCACGAAGCTTTTTTAGCCGTGGGTGCGGATGTGATTGAAACCGACACCTTTGGGGGAACCTCGATAGTTTTAGCCGAGTACGATTTAGCCGATCAAGCCTATTATCTCAACAAAACCGCCGCCGAACTGGCCAAGGCTTGCGCTAATAAATACTCTACCCCCGAAAAACCCCGTTTTGTGGCGGGTTCCATGGGGCCGGGGACAAAACTGCCCACTTTGGGTCATATTGACTTTGATACTCTCAAAAATGCCTATGTGGAACAGGTAGAGGGTCTGTACGATGGCGGGGCAGATTTATTATTAGTAGAAACCTGTCAGGATGTCCTGCAAATTAAAGCGGCTTTAAATGCTATTGAAGAAGTATTTCAGCAAAAAGGTCAACGATTGCCCCTCATGGTTTCGGTGACGATGGAAACCATGGGAACGATGTTAGTAGGAACGGAAATTAACGCCGTTGTCTCTATTTTACAACCCTATAAAATCGATATTTTGGGACTTAACTGCGCCACTGGTCCCGATTTAATGAAACCCCATATTAAATATCTCTCGGAAAATTCCCCTTTTATTGTTTCTTGTATTCCTAACGCTGGTTTACCGGAAAATGTCGGCGGTCAAGCGCACTATCGCCTCACTCCCGTAGAATTAAAAATGGCTTTAATGCACTTTATCGAAGATTTGGGAGTACAAATTATCGGCGGTTGTTGTGGTACTCGTCCCGACCATATTCAAGCTTTAGCGGAACTATGTCAAGGTTTAACTCCGAAATCTCGTCATTATCATTATGAACCCTCCGCCGCTTCTATTTATAGTACCCAACCCTATATTCAAGATAATTCTTTCCTGATTGTCGGGGAAAAATTAAACGCCAGTGGTTCTAAAAAATGTCGGGAACTTCTCAATGCTGAAGACTGGGATAGTTTAGTATCTATGGCGAAAGCGCAGGTAAAAGAAGGGGCGCATATTCTCGATGTCAACGTCGATTATGTGGGCCGGGATGGGGTGCGCGATATGCACCAATTAGCCTCTCGTTTAGTTAATAATGTCACCCTACCTTTAATGTTAGATTCCACCGAATGGGAAAAAATGGAAGCGGGGTTAAAAGTAGCGGGGGGTAAATGTATCCTCAACTCTACTAACTACGAAGACGGGGAACCGCGTTTTTATCAAGTCTTGGATTTAGCGAAAAAATACGGCGCGGGGGTAGTAATTGGAACCATTGATGAAGAAGGAATGGGACGCACTGCCGAGAAAAAATTCCAGATAGCTAAACGGGCCTATTATGCGGCGATAGAATACGGAATTCCTCCCTACGAAATCTTTTTTGATCCTTTAGCTTTACCGATTTCTACCGGTATCGAAGAAGACCGAGAAAATGGCAAGGCTACTATCGAAGCAATGGGCCGAATTCGCCAAGAATTGCCAGAATGTCACATTCTTTTAGGTGTGTCTAATATCTCCTTTGGCTTGAATCCGGCAGCGCGTCAGGTATTAAATTCCGTCTTCCTCAACGAAGCGATGCAGGTGGGGATGGATGGGGCAATCGTCAGCGCTAATAAAATTCTTCCTCTGGCAAAAATTGAACCAGAATATCAGCAAGTTTGTCGGGATTTAATCTATGATAATCGTCGTTTTGATGGCGATATATGTGTTTATGATCCCCTGACCAAATTAACCGAATTATTTGCGGGGAAAACTACTAAAAAAGACCCCTCTAGTAATGCTAATTTACCCGTGGAGGAACGATTAAAACAGCATATTATTGATGGGGAAAGATTGGGACTGGAAGACGCTTTGAATCAAGCTTTACAGGACTATCCACCCCTAGATATTATTAATATTTTCCTCTTGGATGGGATGAAGGTAGTGGGTGAGTTATTTGGTTCGGGACAAATGCAGTTACCTTTTGTTCTCCAATCTGCCCAAACTATGAAAGCAGCTGTTGCTTTTTTAGAACCCTTTATGGAGAAAAAAGAGGGGGATAATAATGCCAAAGGGACTTTTATTATCGCAACAGTTAAAGGGGATGTTCACGATATTGGTAAAAATTTAGTTGATATTATCTTGACAAATAACGGCTATAAGGTGATTAATTTGGGCATTAAACAACCCGTAGAAAATATCATCGAAGCCTACAAAGAACATAAAGCCGATTGTATCGCTATGAGCGGTTTATTGGTGAAATCAACGGCTTTTATGAAGGAAAATCTGGAGGTTTTTAACGAAAAAGGAATCACCGTTCCCGTTATCCTTGGCGGGGCAGCTTTAACTCCCAAATTTGTCCATGATGACTGTCAAAAAACCTACAAGGGACAGGTTATCTATGGTAAAGATGCCTTCTCTGACCTGCATTTTATGGATAAATTAATGCCCGCTAAAGCTGGGGGTCAATGGGATGATAGCAAAGGCTTTTTAGCGGAGTGTGCCGAGACAGAAAAAACCCCGGTTGTCGCCGAAGAATTAGAGGTTAATCCCGATACTATTTTTACCGATGGCAGCGTGGACAAAGAATTAGTTATTGATACCCGTCGTTCGGAAGCGGTGGAAGTTAATATTCCCCGACCAACACCGCCCTTCTGGGGTACTAAAATATTAACAGCAGCAGAAATTCCCATCGAGGAGGTTTTCTGGTATTTAGACCTACAAGCTTTATTTGTCGGTCAATGGCAATTCCGCAAACCCAAAAGCCAATCGAAGCCAGAATACGACCAGTTTTTACAGGAAAAAGTTCATCCAATTCTAGCAGCATGGAAAGAGAAAATTGTCAAGGAAAATTTACTAAACCCCACATTAATTTATGGTTATTTTCCCTGTCAGTCGTCCGGTAATTCCCTGTTAATTTACGATCCCGAATCGATACAAGCGGGCGAAAAACCCGAAAATCTGCAACCGATCGCCATTTTTGAGTTTCCTCGCCAGAAATCCGGTCGTCGTCTCTGTATTGCTGACTTTTTCGCCCCGCAGGAATCCGGTATTATCGACGTTTTCCCGATGCAAGCAGTGACAGTGGGGGAAATCGCCACGGAATACGCTAAATCTCTCTTTGATGCCAACCAATACACCGAATACCTCTATTATCACGGCATGGCTGTCCAAACCGCCGAAGCCATGGCCGAATGGACCCACACCCGCATCCGTCGCGAGTTAGGTTTCGCAGAGTTCGATCCCGATAATATCCGCGATATACTACAACAGCGTTACCAGGGTTCTCGCTATAGTTTCGGCTATCCCGCTTGTCCCAATATTCAGGACCAATACAAGCAACTAGATCTGTTAGGATGCGATCGCATTGGGATGTCTATGGACGAAAGCGAACAATTGTACCCAGAACAATCCACCACCGCCATTATCACCTATCACCCCACCGCTAAATACTTTAGTACCTAATCAGTTATCAGTGATCAGTGATCAGTTATCAGGTGTGAGTTATCAGTGATTCAGTTATCAGGTGTGAGTTTTTATCGGTAAAACCCTACACCCCACACCCGTTACAGTAGAGCAGGAAGTCGCCTTCCCACCCCCTGCTTCAAAACCGGACTTACGACTTTCGCCGTATCCGGCTCCTGAGTAACTAGGCTACTGTCATTAGTAGAATAATAATGGGAATTATTATTTCCTTGTCTATTCAACCCTCTTGGCTGTATCCCCACCAGACAAGATTGTTGGTTTTAGGGCGTATATGACCGTTGATTGTTGCTTAGACTTCCTAGTTACCCGTCCTTTGTCAGCATATCTTTGATATTACTCAAAGCCTTGGCTTTTAAGGACATCCTCTCCCTCTATTGACTTGCGGATGGTTTCCTACTGCCCCGAACGGGCAGAGTCAATCAGGGTTACTTCGTTCCCTATAACCATTGGTTGAACCCTTAGGATGATACTGTCCACAACAGAGTAACGGGAATGCCTTACTGATAGTGGTATGAGCTATCAGCCCCAACTCTGTTAACTTTTGTTTCGAGCCTGTCAGCCTTTTGGCTCGTGGGTGTTGACGATGGTTAATTCGTATCTTCGCCCCAGGGCTATCCATAGGTTCTGGCTCAACGGGTTTCTGATTTAGGCTATCAGATACCGCTTTTTTTTCCTCGCTCACTACCTCAGATGTACCAAGTCTAAAGCAGCAGGAAATGCCGTCACTCTAGGCATCTAGAGGACAGGACTAAGGTTATTACTAACCCGCACCTGTAGGGTTATAAAGTTATCAAGGTACTACATTTACCAAGCGGCTAATCCTCTAAACGTCTTACTGTCTAGTTTCTAGCCAACGAATCGCACCACACCCCACACCCTACACCCGTTACAGTAGAGCAGGAAGTCGCCTTCCCACCCCCTGCTTCAAAACCGGACTTACGACTTTCGCCGTATCCGGCTCCTGAGTAACTAGGCTACTGTCATTAGTAGAATAATAATGGGAATTATTATTTCCTTGTCTATTCAACCCTCTTGGCTGTATCCCCACCAGACAAGATTGTTGGTTTTAGGGCGTATATGACCGTTGATTGTTGCTTAGACTTCCTAGTTACCCGTCCTTTGTCAGCATATCTTTGATATTACTCAAAGCCTTGGCTTTTAAGGACATCCTCTCCCTCTATTGACTTGCGGATGGTTTCCTACTGCCCCGAACGGGCAGAGTCAATCAGGGTTACTTCGTTCCCTATAACCATTGGTTGAACCCTTAGGATGATACTGTCCACAACAGAGTAACGGGAATGCCTTACTGATAGTGGTATGAGCTATCAGCCCCAACTCTGTTAACTTTTGTTTCGAGCCTGTCAGCCTTTTGGCTCGTGGGTGTTGACGATGGTTAATTCGTATCTTCGCCCCAGGGCTATCCATAGGTTCTGGCTCAACGGGTTTCTGATTTAGGCTATCAGATACCGCTTTTTTTTCCTCGCTCACTACCTCAGATGTACCAAGTCTAAAGCAGCAGGAAATGCCGTCACTCTAGGCATCTAGAGGACAGGACTAAGGTTATTACTAACCCGCACCTGTAGGGTTATAAAGTTATCAAGGTACTACATTTACCAAGCGGCTAATCCTCTAAACGTCTTACTGTCTAGTTTCTAGCCAACGAATCGCACCACACCCCACACCCTACACCCCACACCCTACACCCTACACCCCACACCCCACACCCTACACCCCACACCCTACACCCGTTACAGTAGAGCAGGAAGTCGCCTTCCCACCCCCTGCTTCAAAACCGGACTTACGACTTTCGCCGTATCCGGCTCCTGAGTAACTAGGCTACTGTCATTAGTAGAATAATAATGGGAATTATTATTTCCTTGTCTATTCAACCCTCTTGGCTGTATCCCCACCAGACAAGATTGTTGGTTTTAGGGCGTATATGACCGTTGATTGTTGCTTAGACTTCCTAGTTACCCGTCCTTTGTCAGCATATCTTTGATATTACTCAAAGCCTTGGCTTTTAAGGACATCCTCTCCCTCTATTGACTTGCGGATGGTTTCCTACTGCCCCGAACGGGCAGAGTCAATCAGGGTTACTTCGTTCCCTATAACCATTGGTTGAACCCTTAGGATGATACTGTCCACAACAGAGTAACGGGAATGCCTTACTGATAGTGGTATGAGCTATCAGCCCCAACTCTGTTAACTTTTGTTTCGAGCCTGTCAGCCTTTTGGCTCGTGGGTGTTGACGATGGTTAATTCGTATCTTCGCCCCAGGGCTATCCATAGGTTCTGGCTCAACGGGTTTCTGATTTAGGCTATCAGATACCGCTTTTTTTTTTCCTCGCTCACTACCTCAGATGTACCAAGTCTAAAGCAGCAGGAAATGCCGTCACTCTAGGCATCTAGAGGACAGGACTAAGGTTATTACTAACCCGCACCTGTAGGGTTATAAAGTTATCAAGGTACTACATTTACCAAGCGGCTAATCCTCTAAACGTCTTACTGTCTAGTTTCTAGCCAACGAATCGCACCACACCCCACACCCTACACCCAAGAAAAACTTTTTGCCTTTTGCCGCAAACCCTAATTAGGGCAGCCATTCCAGTAAAATTCCTAGGGAGCTATCTTTACGGGCGCGGGAATTTTGGGCTTGAATATCGGCGGCTAAACGTAAATTAGAGGTAATCGCATAACCAACCGAAAGAGTAGTCAATCCCACCTCGTTAGCACCCCCCGGTGAGATAAAACTCTGACTGACGGTGATATCTGCTGCCCCCGTGCGAGAAAGGGCTAATTTGAGCTTTAATCCTAAGTTAAGCCCATCGGTGCTGTAATTTCCTGTCTGAATGTAACGATAGCCCACCATGGGAGCCAGATTGACATAATCACCCAAAGGGAGGAGATAGTATTGTAAATTTGCTCCTATTGCCGTCCTTTTGCCGTTAAAAGCCGTCTGATAATCGCCGCTTAGGGTTAAACTGGTTTGACCGAAAAACACATCTTCTACCCCCAAAATCACGCCACTGGAATTATCGGTAGAAGGAAACTCTGCATATCCTAAACGGATACGAGTGCGAAAACTAGGATCGCGGCGAATATCTTCGGCGATATCGGGTATTTTTTCTAACCAACGCTCTAAAACTGGGCTTTCTTGCCGAATTTTCGGGTCTAAGTCTAACTCCGTTTCTGCCCACACCGGACCAATCGCCCCCCATAATAAACCAAGAGCGATCGCATTTACAGAACAGCAAGAGAGCTTAAACATGATCTGCATTATAATCAAAAAAGATTCAGATTCCCCGCTATTCTTGAGAGGACGGGGGGCAGTAGGAGCAGCAATAGTGGTTAGAATATTAAAACTTTCGCAATTAAGTAGCGCAGAACGGGCAAAACTTCAGAAAAGAGCCGAGTTAGATATTGATAACGCCCTCAAAGTCGCTCAAACGGTCATAGAAACCATCCGCGAACGGGGGGATGCCGGCGTTGTGGACTATGTGCGGCGTTTTGACTACGAAGGTGCGACGGTAGAAAATATCAAAGTCAGCGAGGCAGAATTTGAGCGGGCTTTTCATTTAATTGAACCGGAAGTAAAAACTGCCATTGAACAGGCTTTCCGGAATATTCAAGAGGTACATCGTCGCCAAATGCCAGAAGAAACACTACTGGCAGAAATTGAAACCGGTGTCTTTGCCGGCGAAAAAATCTCTCCTATCCCCAATGTGGGTTTATACGTTCCCCGGGGCCGCGGTGCTTTTCCCTCGATGATGTTAATGTTAGCCATCCCGGCAATGGTGGCAGGAGTGGAAAGAGTTGTCGTTTGCACTCCCCCCGATAAACAGGGCAACGTGGAACCCGTTTCTCTGGTGGCGGCGCAGATGGCTGGAGTCAGAGAAATTTATAAATTAGGGGGCGTACAAGCGATCGCCGCTTTGGCTTTGGGAACAAAAAATATCAAAAGGGTTGACAAAATTACCGGTCCGTGCAGCGTCTATGGGGCGGCGGCCAAGCGGTTACTGTTCGGTACTGTGGATGTGGGTTTGCCGGCCGGTCCAAGTGAGTCGATAGTTTTGGCCGATGAGTCCACCGATGCCCGTTTAGCGGCCTTGGATTTATTAATTGAAGCGGAACACGGGGCGGATTCGGCGGCTTTATTAGTCACCCACTGTGAAGATTTGGCGATCGCTGCTAGTGAATATGCACAGGAATACCTGCAAAAACTCCCGGATTGGCGACGGGAATTCTGTGAGGCGGGTTTAGCCGCCTATGGGGGCATAATTTTAACCGATAGTTTGCAGCAATCCCTCGATTTTGTCAATGAGTACGCCCCGGAACATCTAGAGGTTTTAGTTAGTAATCCTTTTGCCATTCTGGGCAAGATTAAAAATGCTGGCGAAATTCTCCTGGGAAATCATACTCCTTCCTCTATGGCTACCTACGCCATCGGAGTCAATGCTGTGCTGCCGACGGGAAGTTTTGCCCGTTCCTATTCGGCGGTTTCGGTTTATGATTTTCTCAAGCGCTCCACTTTGGCTTATGTCACCCCTGAAGGCTTTGAAAAGTTAAAAGAAACCACGAAAACTTTAGCCGAGTACGAAGGTTTTCCCGCCCATAAATTAGCAATTCAACACAGGGAAATTTTACTCTAAATAGGGTTTGCGGCAAAAAGTTTTTCGTGGGGGCAGGGTGTGGGGTGTGGGGTGTGGGGTGTAGGGTTTTACCGATTTTCATCTGGTCAATTACCTAATTTTCAGGGAAAAAGTACCTGAATTTTCCCCCCGCTCACTCCCACGGCCGGTACTTTTGGATTGACAAAAAGTCTAAAAGTCTTATCCAGCAAGGTTTTTAGATTTATTCAGCAAGCC is a genomic window containing:
- a CDS encoding DUF433 domain-containing protein → MQLEDYFNFLAPNDIRLKETRIGIETILYDFIYQARTPEEIANTYPSLTLEQVYATILYYLHEKEKVSQYITDWLEWGRKMREEQQKNPPPSVERLRKLKAEITAKQKANDTEIFN
- a CDS encoding DUF5615 family PIN-like protein encodes the protein MTLKYLIDENVNSVYPQQLRRREPEIIVRVVGEPDTPKLGTLDPEILIWCEVMGFILVTNNRASMPVHLIAHFRQNRHVPGIFILNQDLSVGDNLLELIVIAKGSFDNEYENQIIHLPLT
- a CDS encoding type I restriction endonuclease, translating into MVQFLQAKEVTLRNLINHFQLQFIEDKHFFGEWQQDLEAISEQEKELLDKIKTGYLNLLNYPPFLETSVRMTVLDPLLFIGNFYLFPFQIKAEESVEIITEEQDLIIKGRLDTLILKEQLWVMIIESKRVIYSVEVGLPQLLAYLMVNPHPNRPNYGMLTNGSEFLFVKLLWDGKPLYGTSRLFAMRNPGDLYEVLKILKHLCQLI
- a CDS encoding SpoIID/LytB domain-containing protein encodes the protein MVKLDKKIKDGVIKVKFAASTYFSLLRHCAVPLLSIATFTPILLTYLAKEKPETPQPQANLETAAFPSPIIPSPIAPLTAPSPKLAPSPQSSAIPKSAPSPQSSLSAPKKLAPSVHSPNTSPNTSPAAAAKPVTRQPLAVPANYTPPAIEIRVAIKRDVASVLIGVNGPAVITDRQGGGLKTITTNEGLPVIPGANGLKMGDLSLPEVIFVQPTSADGLVYVDDGWYRGKVLLVAQGDRLLVVNHVNLEAYLYSVVGSEMHSTAPMHALKAQAIAARSYALVHIIRPANAWFHLGNSQRWQVYKGIRSEYQSTHQAVNATAGQILSYKGGVVESLYAATDEIVAWAHGGRGMSQTGAYKLAEKGLDYQQILGNYYPGVGLARLVLQN
- the metH gene encoding methionine synthase, which codes for MNSPFLDYLNGPKHPVLVFDGAMGTSLQSQNLTAEDFGGAEYEGCNEYLVHTKPSAVAKVHEAFLAVGADVIETDTFGGTSIVLAEYDLADQAYYLNKTAAELAKACANKYSTPEKPRFVAGSMGPGTKLPTLGHIDFDTLKNAYVEQVEGLYDGGADLLLVETCQDVLQIKAALNAIEEVFQQKGQRLPLMVSVTMETMGTMLVGTEINAVVSILQPYKIDILGLNCATGPDLMKPHIKYLSENSPFIVSCIPNAGLPENVGGQAHYRLTPVELKMALMHFIEDLGVQIIGGCCGTRPDHIQALAELCQGLTPKSRHYHYEPSAASIYSTQPYIQDNSFLIVGEKLNASGSKKCRELLNAEDWDSLVSMAKAQVKEGAHILDVNVDYVGRDGVRDMHQLASRLVNNVTLPLMLDSTEWEKMEAGLKVAGGKCILNSTNYEDGEPRFYQVLDLAKKYGAGVVIGTIDEEGMGRTAEKKFQIAKRAYYAAIEYGIPPYEIFFDPLALPISTGIEEDRENGKATIEAMGRIRQELPECHILLGVSNISFGLNPAARQVLNSVFLNEAMQVGMDGAIVSANKILPLAKIEPEYQQVCRDLIYDNRRFDGDICVYDPLTKLTELFAGKTTKKDPSSNANLPVEERLKQHIIDGERLGLEDALNQALQDYPPLDIINIFLLDGMKVVGELFGSGQMQLPFVLQSAQTMKAAVAFLEPFMEKKEGDNNAKGTFIIATVKGDVHDIGKNLVDIILTNNGYKVINLGIKQPVENIIEAYKEHKADCIAMSGLLVKSTAFMKENLEVFNEKGITVPVILGGAALTPKFVHDDCQKTYKGQVIYGKDAFSDLHFMDKLMPAKAGGQWDDSKGFLAECAETEKTPVVAEELEVNPDTIFTDGSVDKELVIDTRRSEAVEVNIPRPTPPFWGTKILTAAEIPIEEVFWYLDLQALFVGQWQFRKPKSQSKPEYDQFLQEKVHPILAAWKEKIVKENLLNPTLIYGYFPCQSSGNSLLIYDPESIQAGEKPENLQPIAIFEFPRQKSGRRLCIADFFAPQESGIIDVFPMQAVTVGEIATEYAKSLFDANQYTEYLYYHGMAVQTAEAMAEWTHTRIRRELGFAEFDPDNIRDILQQRYQGSRYSFGYPACPNIQDQYKQLDLLGCDRIGMSMDESEQLYPEQSTTAIITYHPTAKYFST
- the hisD gene encoding histidinol dehydrogenase, translating into MVRILKLSQLSSAERAKLQKRAELDIDNALKVAQTVIETIRERGDAGVVDYVRRFDYEGATVENIKVSEAEFERAFHLIEPEVKTAIEQAFRNIQEVHRRQMPEETLLAEIETGVFAGEKISPIPNVGLYVPRGRGAFPSMMLMLAIPAMVAGVERVVVCTPPDKQGNVEPVSLVAAQMAGVREIYKLGGVQAIAALALGTKNIKRVDKITGPCSVYGAAAKRLLFGTVDVGLPAGPSESIVLADESTDARLAALDLLIEAEHGADSAALLVTHCEDLAIAASEYAQEYLQKLPDWRREFCEAGLAAYGGIILTDSLQQSLDFVNEYAPEHLEVLVSNPFAILGKIKNAGEILLGNHTPSSMATYAIGVNAVLPTGSFARSYSAVSVYDFLKRSTLAYVTPEGFEKLKETTKTLAEYEGFPAHKLAIQHREILL